A single uncultured Methanobrevibacter sp. DNA region contains:
- a CDS encoding 4Fe-4S binding protein: MAVKIDGNLCGHIDNCPVQGLCIKLCEQGAIIEENGDVKIVPENCDDCDLCIQNCPNQAISKA, translated from the coding sequence ATGGCAGTAAAAATAGACGGTAATTTATGTGGACATATAGACAATTGTCCTGTTCAGGGGTTATGTATAAAACTATGTGAACAGGGTGCAATTATTGAGGAAAATGGGGATGTGAAAATTGTCCCTGAAAATTGTGACGATTGTGATCTTTGTATACAAAATTGTCCTAATCAAGCAATATCAAAAGCATAA
- the moaA gene encoding GTP 3',8-cyclase MoaA: MLEDVVKDKYERPILSLRITITNRCNVNCLYCHHDGMVRSKDEMTADELYTICKIAKKIGVKKIRLSGGEPLIRKDIVEIVEKIASLDFKDISLTTNGTFLEEYAEDLKKAGLDRVNVSLDTLNRETYEFITKKDYLESAKKGILKAVEAGLYPVKINMVIMKDINQNEIKDMFKFCRDNDIVLQIIELIESENCDDDKFSEDYHYKLDDVEKELADIADEVRERKFMQGRKKYYINGGEIEVVKPVDNATFCANCSRLRITPDGKIKPCLLRNDNLVELISHIRNNESEEKLEEIFLSGIYKREPFNKD, from the coding sequence ATGTTAGAAGATGTAGTAAAAGACAAATATGAAAGACCAATTCTTTCACTAAGAATTACAATAACAAACAGATGTAATGTAAACTGTTTATACTGTCATCACGATGGAATGGTTCGCTCCAAAGATGAAATGACTGCCGATGAGCTATATACAATATGTAAAATAGCTAAAAAAATTGGAGTTAAAAAAATAAGGCTTTCAGGAGGAGAACCTTTAATTAGAAAAGACATTGTTGAGATTGTTGAAAAGATAGCAAGTCTCGATTTCAAGGACATATCCCTTACAACTAACGGAACATTTCTAGAGGAATATGCAGAAGACCTGAAAAAGGCAGGTCTTGACAGGGTCAATGTAAGTCTTGATACCCTGAATCGTGAAACTTATGAATTCATCACAAAAAAGGATTATCTGGAATCTGCGAAAAAAGGAATTCTGAAAGCTGTTGAAGCGGGTCTGTATCCCGTTAAAATCAACATGGTAATAATGAAGGACATTAACCAGAATGAAATTAAGGACATGTTTAAATTCTGCAGGGACAATGATATTGTACTTCAGATTATTGAACTGATTGAAAGTGAAAATTGTGATGATGATAAATTCAGCGAAGACTATCACTATAAGTTAGATGATGTTGAAAAAGAGTTAGCTGATATAGCTGATGAAGTGCGAGAACGTAAGTTTATGCAGGGCCGTAAAAAATATTACATTAACGGTGGAGAAATCGAGGTAGTCAAGCCAGTTGATAACGCTACCTTTTGCGCAAATTGCTCCAGATTAAGGATAACCCCTGACGGAAAAATAAAACCTTGCCTGCTTAGAAACGACAATCTTGTCGAACTGATATCACACATCAGAAATAATGAAAGTGAAGAAAAATTGGAAGAAATCTTTTTGAGTGGAATCTACAAACGTGAACCGTTCAACAAAGACTAA
- the mobB gene encoding molybdopterin-guanine dinucleotide biosynthesis protein B: protein MKIVSIVGKKNTGKTSLTVKVIEELTNRGYNVASIKHSHHSIEMDKENTDTWKHKQAGANLVVGVGSTTFFNVRKEHDLNRILYMLKHFDDFDFVIIEGYKSYNYPKIITSPNVRDEYTIKEVDSFTIDEKGISELADLIEQRGHDIVDTLFAHNCGFNNGEAIAGEIRNGNMTPDDLDDVESYLSIDGKVVGLNRFVSDYFKQSIIGIINTLNLDEYGVENIGKIELVIPDEEKTEKSPNDARCRILINNKDLEINEFTNRIVSNSIKGMVSSIKTESDVKVIDIDISNIANGNLKNADISLKTNGNDVEINKFTQGILKETIYATINSLKTDGEIKQITIRVEEW from the coding sequence ATGAAAATAGTATCTATTGTCGGTAAAAAAAATACAGGTAAGACTTCACTAACCGTAAAAGTTATTGAAGAACTGACCAATAGAGGATACAATGTTGCCTCTATAAAGCATTCGCATCACTCCATTGAAATGGATAAGGAAAATACAGACACCTGGAAACACAAACAGGCCGGTGCAAATCTGGTTGTTGGTGTCGGTTCAACAACATTTTTCAATGTGAGAAAAGAACATGACTTAAATAGAATACTATACATGTTAAAACACTTCGATGATTTTGATTTTGTAATAATTGAAGGCTACAAAAGCTACAATTACCCAAAAATTATAACATCCCCTAACGTAAGAGACGAATATACAATTAAAGAAGTAGATTCATTTACAATAGATGAAAAAGGCATCAGCGAACTTGCAGACCTTATTGAACAGAGAGGTCATGATATTGTAGACACTTTATTTGCCCATAACTGCGGGTTCAATAACGGCGAAGCAATTGCAGGTGAAATCCGAAACGGCAACATGACCCCTGATGATTTGGATGATGTTGAAAGCTATCTGTCAATTGACGGCAAAGTAGTTGGGCTGAACAGATTCGTAAGCGATTATTTTAAACAAAGCATTATCGGAATTATCAACACATTAAACCTTGATGAATACGGTGTTGAAAATATAGGTAAAATTGAACTTGTAATCCCTGATGAAGAAAAAACGGAAAAAAGTCCGAATGATGCAAGGTGCAGAATTTTAATCAACAATAAAGATCTTGAAATAAATGAATTTACAAACAGAATTGTCTCAAATTCAATTAAAGGCATGGTAAGTTCAATCAAAACAGAAAGTGATGTTAAAGTGATTGACATTGACATTTCCAATATTGCAAACGGAAACTTGAAAAATGCCGACATCAGCCTGAAGACAAACGGCAATGACGTTGAAATAAACAAGTTCACACAGGGAATTTTAAAGGAAACCATTTATGCTACAATAAATTCATTGAAAACAGACGGTGAAATTAAACAGATAACAATCAGAGTGGAAGAATGGTAA